In Prunus dulcis chromosome 2, ALMONDv2, whole genome shotgun sequence, a single genomic region encodes these proteins:
- the LOC117617134 gene encoding E3 ubiquitin-protein ligase ZNF598-like has translation MDDSCAVCADALEWVAYGACGHREVCSTCVVRLRFICQDRRCCICKTESDAVFVTKALGDYTRMISDFSVLPSEVREGRVGSYWYHEDTQAFFDDVDHYKMIKAMCKLSCSECDKTEEQSNDGPKRRGKIRNVEQLKGHLFHKHRLFMCSLCLEGRKVFICEQKLYTRAQLNQHINSGDSEVDGTESERGGFMGHPMCEFCRTPFYGDNELYSHMSTEHYTCHICQRQHPGQYEYYKNYDDLEMHFRHGHFLCEDESCLAKKFVVFQSEAEMKRHNTIEHGGRLSRSKRNAALQIPTSCRYQRTSEQDHRRGRGGRGRTFRRDSSENQLSMAIQASLETAHAENTFHDPSSFSGQVAPHLGDISDIDPIIDPFESLSTTDIETSSRYRQALGHSSSNAPLEESSFPPLSVAPSSSQSNPRSDSDGLPNNTMAAHLRRKSNRKVAVNSSGQAWPAARRGPVVQPTSSAQAWPTTNVSPIISGGSGQNNGPKPSSYASSAQGQVETRQTTVLRGSGQNNGSRPSSYASSAQAQVLETRQTKVHGLSSSGSLWDSSKTKSGRISHSTSAPNLVENGSVQPSVSDFPPVSAAPVRKLPTTSQAVLKVGDVQTANKSLVEKIRATLEFDEEKYTTFKDISGQYRQGLVATEIYLDFVRQFGLLHLVLDLARLCPDVKKQKELIDAYNASIRNNIAQGDGWSQGSVRLKEGNSSKKGKGKISEAENSNSKNTLADSFLSSVRELQSNYRPSEEAVEVLPKDGYRAAKEKSKLLVNEHQEELNSRSQPLVQLRGEKDSQTNGSGSNPNLGDGGGGSKQRKKSSKFHRVRLGDGSAAVHLDLRNSDPQPDAGNERLDGSSNSAGGLPVQGVWRKGTQKLFS, from the exons ATGGATGATAGCTGCGCTGTGTGTGCCGATGCTCTCGAATGGGTCGCTTACGGGGCTTGTGGACATCGCGAGGTGTGCTCCACCTGCGTCGTTCGTCTCCGCTTCATCTGCCAGGATCGCCGATGCTGCATCTGCAAGACCGAGTCCGACGCCGTTTTCGTCACCAAG GCTCTAGGAGATTATACAAGGATGATTAGTGACTTCTCAGTCTTGCCATCTGAAGTAAGGGAGGGTCGTGTGGGATCATATTGGTACCATGAGGACACACAAGCGTTTTTTGATGACGTGGACCACTACAAGATGATCAAGGCAATGTGCAAGCTTTCATGCAGCGAATGTGACAAGACGGAGGAGCAATCAAATGACGGCCCGAAGCGTCGGGGGAAGATTCGGAACGTTGAACAGCTGAAGGGCCATTTATTTCACAAACATAGGTTGTTCATGTgctctttatgtttggaaggGAGGAAG GTGTTTATTTGTGAACAAAAATTGTATACTAGAGCACAATTGAATCAGCATATAAACTCGGGTGACTCTGAAGTGGATGGAACTGAGAGTGAAAGAGGTGGCTTCATGGGACATCCTATGTGTGAGTTTTGCCGAACCCCATTCTACGGAGATAATGAACTGTACTCCCACATGTCTACTGAACACTATACTTGTCATATATGCCAAAG GCAGCATCCTGGACAGTATGAATATTATAAGAATTACGATGACCTGGAG ATGCACTTCCGCCATGGTCATTTCCTATGTGAAGATGAGTCCTGCCTCGCCAAAAAGTTTGTTGTCTTTCAATCTGAGGCAGAAATGAAG aggCATAATACGATTGAACATGGAGGGCGTTTGTCTCGTTCTAAGCGTAATGCTGCTTTGCAG ATACCAACCAGCTGCCGGTATCAACGAACAAGTGAGCAAGATCATCGACGTGGAAGAGGTGGAAGAGGTCGGACTTTTCGTCGTGATTCTTCTGAAAACCAACTTTCTATGGCTATTCAAGCAAGTTTGGAGACAGCTCATGCTGAAAATACATTCCATGATCCTTCATCCTTCAGTGGGCAAGTTGCTCCACATCTTGGAGATATAAGCGATATTGATCCAATCATTGACCCATTTGAATCATTAAGTACAACGGATATCGAAACATCTTCAAGGTATCGTCAAGCCTTGGGGCATAGTTCTAGTAATGCACCTTTGGAGGAATCTTCCTTTCCTCCCCTCTCAGTGGCACCTAGCAGCAGTCAATCAAACCCCAGATCTGACTCAGATGGTTTGCCTAATAACACCATGGCAGCACATCTTCGGCGCAAGAGCAACCGCAAGGTGGCTGTTAATAGTTCTGGTCAGGCTTGGCCAGCAGCAAGGCGTGGGCCTGTTGTACAACCTACTAGTTCAGCTCAGGCTTGGCCTACAACAAATGTTTCACCTATAATATCTGGTGGTTCTGGTCAGAACAATGGGCCCAAACCATCTAGTTATGCAAGTTCTGCTCAGGGTCAAGTTGAGACTAGACAAACAACAGTTTTGCGCGGTTCTGGTCAGAACAATGGATCCAGACCATCTAGTTATGCAAGTTCCGCTCAGGCTCAAGTTCTTGAGACGAGACAGACAAAAGTACATGGGTTATCATCATCTGGTTCTTTGTGGGATTCAAGCAAAACCAAGTCTGGTAGGATCAGCCACTCTACATCAGCTCCGaatttggttgaaaatggaTCTGTTCAACCTTCGGTTTCAGATTTTCCTCCAGTTTCTGCAGCACCAGTGCGTAAGTTGCCCACAACTAGCCAGGCTGTATTGAAAGTGGGGGATGTTCAAACTGCTAATAAGTCTTTGGTGGAAAAGATTCGTGCCACTCTTGAATTTGACGAAGAAAAATACACTACCTTTAAAGACATATCTGGACAGTATCGTCAAGGTTTAGTCGCCACAGAAATATATTTAGATTTTGTGCGGCAGTTTGGCTTGTTGCATCTTGTCCTTGACTTGGCTAGACTCTGCCCTGATGTTAAGAAGCAGAAAGAGCTGATCGATGCCTACAATGCTAGTATTCGAAACAATATTGCACAAGGTGATGGATGGTCTCAGGGCAGTGTCCGTTTGAAAGAGGGTAATAGTTCTAAGAAAGGTAAAGGGAAGATTTCAGAGGCTGAAAACAGCAATTCTAAGAACACACTAGCAGATAGCTTTCTTAGCTCTGTACGGGAACTTCAATCAAACTACAGGCCTTCTGAAGAAGCGGTGGAGGTGTTGCCAAAGGATGGGTACCGTGCTgccaaagaaaaatcaaagctGTTAGTTAATGAGCACCAAGAGGAATTAAACTCCCGCAGTCAACCTCTAGTGCAACTAAGGGGCGAAAAGGATTCCCAGACAAATGGTAGTGGATCTAATCCAAATTTAGGGGATGGCGGTGGAGGGAGTAAGCAGCGTAAGAAATCCTCAAAGTTTCATAGGGTCCGACTGGGTGATGGATCTGCTGCAGTGCATTTAGATCTCAGAAATTCTGATCCGCAGCCAGATGCTGGTAATGAGCGATTAGATGGGAGCAGTAACTCAGCTGGAGGATTGCCTGTCCAAGGTGTCTGGCGAAAGGGAACTCAGAAACTCTTTAGTTAG